The genomic segment TCGGGCTGTCCACCTGGGACAAGCCGGCCGCGGCGTGCCTGTCCAGCCGGATCGCGTACGGGATCCAGATCAGCCCAGCGAAGCTGCGCCGGGTGGAGCGCGCCGAGACGACCCTGCGCAGCGCGCTGACCGGTGCCGGCATCCCGGTGCGGAACCTGCGGGTGCGCGACCTCGGCGCCGACGGCGCCCGGGTGGAGGTCGACGCCGACCTGGTCGGCGCGGTGCGGGACCGGCCCGACCTGCTCGCCGGGCTCGCCGACTTCGACACGGTCACCGTCGACCCGCGCGGCTTCCGCTCCGGCGCGATGAACGAACTTCTGCCCGACCCCGAGGTGTTTCGGTAGCAGTCGCGGGGCTGGGATCACTGCTTCACGGCGATTCTCCAGGTGGTGCGGTGTGGCGGGCGGCTCGGTCGGTCGGGGCCGGGCGGGGGCGAAAGCTCGGTCGCCGGAGTCGGGCACGGGCGGATAATCTTGGTACGGGCGGCGCGGTACGGCCGCCCGATCGTGTGTCGCCGTCGACCACTCGTGGTGCGGCGGTGCGCGACTTCACGCGCGGCAGCCGCCGCGGGGACAGCCACGCGCGGCCGGGGTGTCGCGCGGACGAGATACGAGGTGCGCGGTGCCCACCGGGCGAGTCAAGTGGTACGACGCGGAGAAGGGCTTCGGCTTCCTGACCCAGGACGAGGGCGGTGACGTGTTCGTGCACAAGGCCGCGCTGCCGGCCGGTGCCGCCGCGCTCAAGCCGGGCCAGAAGGTCGAGTTCGGCGTCGTCGAGGGCCGCAAGGGCAACCAGGCCCTGTCGGTCCGGCTGCTGGATGCGCCGCCGTCGCTGTCGGAGCTGCGCCGTCGCCCGCCGGAGGAGCTGCACGGCCTGATCGAGGACATGATCAAGGTGCTGGAGGCGAAGGTGCAACCGGGGCTGCGGCACGGCCGCTACCCCGACCGCAAGGCCTCCGCCAAGATCGCCGAACTCGTGCACGCCGTCGCCCGCGAGCTGGAGAATTAAGGTCGCTGTGCCGCGCCTGGGGGCGCCCCTCGCGGCGTTGTCGTCGGACCCGAGAGCGTCCGCACACGGGCCCTGCTCGGCCCTGCCAGGGATCGCCCCAGGCGCGGCTCGCTCGCGTCCCCGCCCAGCAACGGAGTCTGACGAGTCCTGGCAGAAAGGGTGGCCGGCGGTCGGAAACGCCGTGGCGCGGCCGTGGCCGGGCCGGCAGGATGGCTGCCGTGCTGACGGATGTGTGGCCGCTGTTCGGGCTCGTGCTGCGGACCGGCCGGATCGAGTTGCGGCTGCCCCGGGACGACGAACTGGCGGCGCTGGCCGAGCTCGCCGGTCGCGGCGTGCACCGGCCGGACCAGCGGCCGTTCCTGACGCCCTGGACGGACGGCAGCCCCACCGACCGGGCCCGGCGGGTGCTGCGGGGTCACTGGTCGGACCTGGCCGAGTGGCAGCCGGCGTCGTGGTGCCTCGGCCTCGGGGTGTTCCGGGACGGTGAACCGGTCGGGTCGGTCACGCTGCGCGGCACCGACTTCCGGGTCGTGCGGGAGGTGACCACCTCGTCCTGGCTCGGCCTGGCCCACCAGCGTCAGGGGTACGGCACCGAGGCCAGGACCGGCCTGCTCGCCCTGGCGTTCGACCACCTGGGTGCGCGCGCCGCCCGTACCGAGGTGTTCCCGGACAACGCCGCGTCCTGCGGCGTCTCCCGCAAGCTCGGGTACCAGCCGGACGGGATCAGTGTCGACGCCCGCGGCGACGAGGCGTTGGTCTCGCACCGGCTCCGCCTCACCCGCGCCGGCTGGCTCGGCGGCGAGCACCCGCCCGTCGCCGTCGACGGCCTCGCCCCCTGCCTCCCCCTCTTCGGCCTCTGATCCGGTCGGCGCTTCCATCGTCCCGTCCTGTTCGTCGGTTTCCGGCAGCCGGGATCGCGGCCCGCTGCCCGGCTGCGTACGGTGTGCGCCGTGTCGTCGCCGTTGAGCAGCCAGATCGACGCGTTGCTGAGCGCGGGCTGCCGGAGGCCGGCATGCTCGTCGGGCTGTGTCGGGTGCTCGACGACGAACCGCTCGTGGTCGTCGAGGGGGTGCCCGCCGACATCACTCCGGTCGGCGGGCGGCGGATCCTGCTGGTCCGGCCGCCGCTCGGGGCCATGGCCTGGGCGAACGCTCGCTGCTACCAGGCGATGCCGCCGGAACTGGTCGTGCAGCGGGTGCTGGAGCCGCGGGAGACCGACGAGATCCTCCGCGCAGTCTCCGCACCACGTGAGACCGACTTCATGGCAACCGGTCGGGGGTGACCGGCTGCCACGAACCCGGGGCGGTCAGCGGAGCGGGCCGGGGAGCGGTGGGATGATCTCGGCGGCGGTGGCGCGGGTGAGCAGGGCGTCGACGGCTGCGTAGCCCTCGTCGCCGAGGTCGGCGGTGAAGTGGTTGACGTACAGGTCGATGTGCTGCTGGGCGACCGACGGGTCCATCTCCTGCGCGTGTGCGAGCACGAAGTCGCGGCTCGCGTCGGGATGCGCCCACGCGTACCGGACCGAGTCGCGGATCCAGTCGGTGGCGGCGGCCGCGTCGACGCTGTCCCGGCGGGCCAGGATCGCGCCGAGCGGGATCGGCAGCCCGGTCGTCCCCTCCCACCATTCGCCGAGGTCGGCGAGCTTGCTCAGGCCGTGGTGCTGGTAGGTGAAGCGGGCCTCGTGGATGACCAGGCCGGCGTCCCACCGGCCGGCGGCGACGCCCGGCATGATGGTGTCGAACGGCACCACCTCGACGCGGGCCGGCGCGAAGTCCGCCGCCCACAGCCGGAACAGCAGGTAGGCGGTGGACCGGTCGCTGGGCACCGCCACGGTGCCGCCGCGCAGCGCGGCCGGGTCGGCGGTCGCGCCCGCGGTCAGGACCAGCGGGCCGCAGCCACGGCCGAGCGCGCCGCCGCAGGGCAGCAGCTGGTACCGGTCGAGCAGCCACGGCAGCGCCGCGTAGCTCACCTTGACCAGGTCGTACGTGCCGCGTTCGGCGGCGTTGTTCGTCACGTCGATGTCCGCGAACGTGACGTCGAACTTCGGTGCCCCCGGTACCAGCCCGTGTACCAGCGCGTGGAACACGAACGTGTCGTTCGGGCATGGCGAGAACGCCAGCGAAAGGTTCGTCATGCGACCCCCTGGATGGAGAAAGTCCTGGTCAGGGCGGCCAGGGCGAGATCGAAACGCCAGCTCGCGGTGTCGCGCGGGCCGACCAGGTTGGAGATCGCCCGTACCTCCGCGAACGGCAGGCCCTGCTGCGCCGCGGCCGTCGCGACCCCGAATCCTTCCATGGCCTCGGCGACCGCCTCCGGGAACCGGGTGGTCAGTGCGGCGCAGGTCTCCGCGGTACCGGTGGCGGTACTGACGGAGAGGATCTCGCCGCCGATGGCGCCGGCCGGCAGCGGGAACAGCGTCGGGTCGGCGGCGAACCGGCTGACGCCGAAGCCGAGCTCGTCGACCGGGATGAAGCCGCCGGGCGACTCGGCGCCGAGGTCGGCGGCGATGCTCGCGGTGGCGACGACGACATCGCCGATCTCGGCCCGGCCGGGGTAGCCGCCGGCGATCCCCGCACAGATCACCGCCTGGTACGGCGCGCTGTCGGCGATCGCCGTGGCGATCTCGCGGGAGGTGCCCGCGGCGGCCTGGGTGGGGCCGACGCCGACCTCGACCACCGTCACCTCGGCCGCGTTCGGCGCGAGCGGGTCCGGAAGGACGGTGGCGCCGCCGAGCCCGGCGAGCACCGCGTCGCGTTCGGCGGCCACCGCGGTGGCGATCAGCAGGCGAGGCAGCATCCGCCCATTGAAGCACCGCCGCCGAGCCACCTCGCATCCTCACAGACCTGCCCGCCCCGCGGAACCGACGCCGGCCCCGGCGGGGGTGTGTGGCTGGTGTCCTTTGCTCTGCGCACTCCAGTGCACCGCTGGTGGTGCAGGTGAGTGTCCAGAGCAAAGGGACGCCGCAACGGGCCGTGACCCCGGGCCGGTGGTTCATCGGGCACCGGTGAGCAGCGTGCCGTCCGGTGACGCGCGCCCGGCCGGCGACGCGGCCTGCCGGCCGTGTTCGCGCCTGGCGGCGTCAGCCTTCCGGCGGGGTGTCGCGGTGCGGGCGGTACAGGTGGTAGCCGGGCGGGACCAGCGGTTCGGTGTCTGACTCGTCGGCGGCCGAGGTGGTCGCGCCCGGCATCCGACGGGTCGACCCGGCCCCGGTCCGACCGGCCCCGCCCCGGTCGGACGCACCCAGGTCCGCCCCGCCGCGGTCGGTCGCGCCGGCGCCGGGCCGGCTCCGTTCGGTGTCGGCCCGTTCGGTCCCGGGGTGCCGGCCGGTACCGCCGGCCGGCCGCGCCGCCGCCTCGACCCGTTCGGTCGGGATGTCGTCCTCCGATCCTCGCCGCGGGACACCGCGCAGCCGTTCGGCCCGCAGCGACCGGGCCCACCAGCCGACTCGCACCGCCGCGGCCAGCACGCCGGCGGCGAGGATCGCCACCCCGGTGGTACCGCCGAGCGGGATCAGGCCGATCGCGCCGCCGAGCACGAACGCCAGCATCAGCAGCGTCTCGGAGTGCGAGAACGCCGACGCGCGCAGCTTCTCCCCGATGCGTTCCTGGATGATCGCGTCCACCGACAGCTTCGCCACGCCCGAGCAGAACGCGGTGAGCAGGCACAGCGCCGCCGCCGTCCAGGCCGTGTAGAAGACGGCGGCGGCGATCCCGGCGAGACCGGTCAGCGCCAGCCCGATCGCCTGCAGCAGCAGCGGTCGGCGGATCGTCAGCCGGGTGCACACCGCGGTGGCGAGGAACGAGCCGACCCCGAGGCCGCCGACCACCAGCGCCAGCAGCGCGGTCTGCGGCAGCTGGTAGCCGGCGAGGCGGACCGCGAAGTCGCCCTCCCGGATCCGGAACGCGAAGAAAAGGGTGAGGAAGCCGTACCCGGCGCGCAGCGTGGCACTACCGGCGAGCGCGGCCCACACCAGCCGCCCGGTCAACACCTTGACGCCGACCGAGCGGAAGACCTGGAAGATACGCGGCGGTGTCTCCGGCGGCTCGGAGTCGGCCTTCGGCGGCAGCCGCAGCGCCACCACCATGCCGAACACGAACACCACCGTCGCCAGCCGCAGCGGCCACTGCGGGCCGAGCCAGGCCAGCGCCACCCCGATCGCACCGATGACGCCGCCGGCGACGGTACCGAACAGGGAGGCGCGGGCGCCGGCCTCGACCAGGCCGAGCCGGGGCGGCAGCAGCCGGGGGACCGCCGCCGACCGGGCCACCCCGTACGACCGGGAGAGCACCAGCACCCCGAACGCGGCCGGGTACAGCGCGATCGTGTTCATCTGGTCGGAGATCACCCAGGCCAGGAAGGCGCGGCCGAGGAACGTCACCGCCAGCGCGTACCGCCGGCCGTGCCGGAACCGGTCGAGCAGCGGCCCGACCACCGGCGCCAGCAGCGCGAACGGCGCCATCGTGACCAGCAGGTAGAGCGCCACCTTGGTGCGGGCCTCGCTGGTCGCGCCGGCGAAGAAGATCGTGCCGGCCAGCCCGATCGCGACCAGCGCGTCCCCGGCGCACGAGGCGGCGTGCAGGTCGAGCAGCCGGATCATCCCGGTGTCGCCGGCGCCACCGCGGTCGCGCGCGGTGCGCACCCGGCCGGCCGCGCGCCGGGTCAGCCACTCCACCGCACCGAC from the Actinocatenispora thailandica genome contains:
- a CDS encoding cold-shock protein, with the protein product MPTGRVKWYDAEKGFGFLTQDEGGDVFVHKAALPAGAAALKPGQKVEFGVVEGRKGNQALSVRLLDAPPSLSELRRRPPEELHGLIEDMIKVLEAKVQPGLRHGRYPDRKASAKIAELVHAVARELEN
- a CDS encoding GNAT family N-acetyltransferase, with the protein product MAAVLTDVWPLFGLVLRTGRIELRLPRDDELAALAELAGRGVHRPDQRPFLTPWTDGSPTDRARRVLRGHWSDLAEWQPASWCLGLGVFRDGEPVGSVTLRGTDFRVVREVTTSSWLGLAHQRQGYGTEARTGLLALAFDHLGARAARTEVFPDNAASCGVSRKLGYQPDGISVDARGDEALVSHRLRLTRAGWLGGEHPPVAVDGLAPCLPLFGL
- a CDS encoding 1,4-dihydroxy-6-naphthoate synthase, with translation MTNLSLAFSPCPNDTFVFHALVHGLVPGAPKFDVTFADIDVTNNAAERGTYDLVKVSYAALPWLLDRYQLLPCGGALGRGCGPLVLTAGATADPAALRGGTVAVPSDRSTAYLLFRLWAADFAPARVEVVPFDTIMPGVAAGRWDAGLVIHEARFTYQHHGLSKLADLGEWWEGTTGLPIPLGAILARRDSVDAAAATDWIRDSVRYAWAHPDASRDFVLAHAQEMDPSVAQQHIDLYVNHFTADLGDEGYAAVDALLTRATAAEIIPPLPGPLR
- a CDS encoding futalosine hydrolase, coding for MPRLLIATAVAAERDAVLAGLGGATVLPDPLAPNAAEVTVVEVGVGPTQAAAGTSREIATAIADSAPYQAVICAGIAGGYPGRAEIGDVVVATASIAADLGAESPGGFIPVDELGFGVSRFAADPTLFPLPAGAIGGEILSVSTATGTAETCAALTTRFPEAVAEAMEGFGVATAAAQQGLPFAEVRAISNLVGPRDTASWRFDLALAALTRTFSIQGVA
- a CDS encoding MFS transporter, with the translated sequence MSWLRPVAVVLRLIVRCVTGVVGAVEWLTRRAAGRVRTARDRGGAGDTGMIRLLDLHAASCAGDALVAIGLAGTIFFAGATSEARTKVALYLLVTMAPFALLAPVVGPLLDRFRHGRRYALAVTFLGRAFLAWVISDQMNTIALYPAAFGVLVLSRSYGVARSAAVPRLLPPRLGLVEAGARASLFGTVAGGVIGAIGVALAWLGPQWPLRLATVVFVFGMVVALRLPPKADSEPPETPPRIFQVFRSVGVKVLTGRLVWAALAGSATLRAGYGFLTLFFAFRIREGDFAVRLAGYQLPQTALLALVVGGLGVGSFLATAVCTRLTIRRPLLLQAIGLALTGLAGIAAAVFYTAWTAAALCLLTAFCSGVAKLSVDAIIQERIGEKLRASAFSHSETLLMLAFVLGGAIGLIPLGGTTGVAILAAGVLAAAVRVGWWARSLRAERLRGVPRRGSEDDIPTERVEAAARPAGGTGRHPGTERADTERSRPGAGATDRGGADLGASDRGGAGRTGAGSTRRMPGATTSAADESDTEPLVPPGYHLYRPHRDTPPEG